The DNA sequence GTTAGCATTTGTGTGGTTGAAGAGAAATTGAGCTGCAGGAGTGGATCAATGTACAAAACCGTTGTAATTTCGTTAACTTTGTAGAATGATGCATTATAACGTTGTCTATATTGATCATAACTGTAAATCGAGACGGAATAGTCTGAGATTTTGTTGTTATCTTTCAGTGTGATTCGGCTGATTCATATTGCTACGATAAATATTAATTCCAATTGAATTAGCTGTAAGATATGACATGACGTTCGGCTTTTTTCGTTTGGATTTAGTAATCATTGAGTTGTCTAAAAAGATTTTTAAGATTTTAGTTTCTAATAGGTAATTGCTTATAATTAAGTTTTTGACTTCCGTCTTGGCGGGTTATGTAAAATAACTATCTTGGTTGCTTATGcaagataattattatgttaGGTGTTCGGTACTTGGAGAAAGCTGTTTTTAATCTTGACTACGGGCAGCTGAAGTTGGTATTTCATGCGCTTGAGGAGCGTAAACAGGTTATTGACAATGCACCACACCTCTGCCATGCTTTGCCATGCATGACACCATGTTTTGACTGGTTTGAGGTAGTATACTACTGGATGGGCTTGAAAATGTACGATTTGGTTGCAGCACTACGGCTCTTACATGTGTCCAGATATTATTCTGCACAAGAATCTGTTGAGCTCTTCCCCACCCTTGCCAGGAAGGGTAACAATAAAAGCTTGAAGGGCACTGTGGTGTATTATGATGGGCAGATGAATGACGCGCGTCTTAATGTTGGATTGGCATGCACTGCTGCCTTAGCTGGTGCAGCGGTGCTTAACCATGCAGAAGTGGTTGATTTGTTGAGGGATGAGGCTAGCAATCGGACAATTGGTGCAAGAATCCGAGACAACTTATCAGGTAGAATGAGCTCACAGTTCCACAACTGGCTTATATGCTACTGTAATGTAATTAAGTGAATGATGATATAATGGTTTCCTTTTTTGAACGTTGTGATTCTTACTGAATTTCTTAAGTTACCAGGGAAAGAGTTTGATACATATGCAAAAGTCGTCGTGAATGCTGCTGGGCCATTTTGTGACTCTTTAAGGAAGATGGCAGATCAAGATGCAAAACCAATGATATGCCCAAGCAGCGGTGTACACATCGTACTTCCTGACTATTACTCTCCTGAGGGTATGGGTTTGATTGTTCCTAAAACTAAGGATGGACGTGTTGTTTTCATGCTTCCATGGTTGGGACGAACAATTGCTGGCACCACAGATTCCAACACCCCTATTACTCTGCTTCCTGAACCACATGAGGATGAGATTCAATTCATATTGGATGCTATTTGTGATTACCTTAATGTCAAGGTTTGTGATTCTCTGTGCATGCGTGACATCTTTTCCTGCATTGCTAATCCAAGCTTTATGACGCAGCACCATGTTTATCACACGTCAAATAGACATGAACAGTTACAAAATTAAGTATCTGTTCTTTCACCGATTGCTTTCTTTCTATTTAGTCAGTTAGTCAGAATTTGTTTGTAGATTTCAGTGTGATCTTATGATCTGTATTTGGATATTAATTATCAACACGAGCTGCTTGATCAGTTGACTGTCTATTATTTTCCTCAGTGTAACACATCTCCTTAAGGACTTCTCTGACTAGTTGAATTTTTTACTCGGGTTGATAATTGATATCCAAATGCGGAAGGTAATGGAAGACATTTAGAGCTGTAACTCAATCTAgatgtctttctctttctttttcttgttagtTGTCTTGTTGAGACTAAAGCAATGCTGGGAAAATATAGGTACGCCGCACGGATGTTCTCTCTGCGTGGAGTGGTATTCGCCCATTGGCAACGGATCCATCTGCGAAAAGCACTGAGAGCATCTCCAGAGATCATGTTGTATGTGAAGATTATCCTGGTTTGGTAACAATCACGGGCGGCAAGTGGACCACTTACCGTGGGTAAGGTTTATTTGGTTGAGCTGAGATGATTTAGTTTATACTTATAGGTAAGAGGTTTTCCGTTTGAAACTAAGCAACAGTATATTTTGCTAACTATAAATTTTTCAGCATGGCAGAAGATGCGGTTAATGCAGCAATAAAGTCTGGAAAGCTGACCCCAGAAAATGGATGTTTAACCTCCAAGCTGCAAATTGTCGGTGGAGACGGGTGGGATCCTGCATCTTTTACAGTTATCGCTCAACAATATGTGCGCATGAAGAACAGTCATGGTAAAGTTGTTCCTGGAGTGATGGACACTGCTGCAGCAAAGCATCTATCCCATGCATATGGTACTTTGGCTGAACGAGTTGCTGCTATTGCTCAGGTTGGTTTATCTTGCTCCAAAAGTCACTGTATACATGTAATCTGTCATAATTTATGGGTCTCATATACTGCTGATGTCCTTATATTACAATGCTACCGCCAATTCCTAAACATCCTTCATATGTATTATTGTCGAAGTTCGGTATACTCATGTCTTGGTCCATATTTTATCATTCTAGATATGTTTAATGTATAAACTTGTAACCGCTGTAAAATTTGGAATTATAATCCACCGGTGTCATTGTGCAATTTAGTACGTTGTGTtgtgttcatattttttttgggattaGTCACGTGCTTTGAAGTTAACGGTTTACTTATAACttcatattttcaaatttttagaacGAAAATCTGGGGAAGAGGCTTGCCCATGGATACCCTTTTCTAGAGGCGGAGGTTGCCTACTGTGCTCGAAACGAGTACTGTGAATCTGCCATTGATTTCCTTGCTCGGAGATCTCGGCTTGCTTTCCTCGACACTGATGCGGCAAGCAGGGCATTGCCACGTGTGATTGAAATTTTAGCGACCGAACACAACTGGGATGATTCGAGGCAGAAGTACGAGTTAGAGAAGGCCAAGGAATTTTTGaaaactttcaaatcttcaaaAAATGCTCAGTTCCATGACGGGAAACATGTTTAGTAAGTACTTTTCTCTTTCGTTCTACATCCACGATCAACAAATTCCTCTATCAAATTAGTCGGTAGTGTAAATAATCTTGATCGGGTGGTTGTCTCCGCTGTAGGTTTGTGCATTCATTTTTCACAGGTACATTGACTGGCGGCAAATTTTCCGGCCTTAATTCTGGTGCCAAGGAGTTTGCCTACCACACACAGCATAGGGTTATAGTTACACATCTATGAAAACTAAAGTCATCTGTCAAAATAATTTGTTACCAGATTCTCACCCCCTCTGTGCAGAGTTGCTGGTAAAAAATTTCGATTGATTCTGATCGGTATATTTTCGGGTTTAATATAATGTTAGGAAAAGAAATCGCATTGCAATAATCGGTCTTCGTTTGCAATTTTCCTTGCAAGCACAAATAAAGTGATTTATTCTTGGTTCAAACATCGTTACATACAACGGTAATGAGTTTAATACAAATTTTGATCGATGTGTTTTTAACCTAAAAACTCGAGCTTTTCTTGCATATTTGCCTTGTAAGACCCAGTCTTAAGGACCTTTCTTTTCTATTTACATTTAATATTCCTCATCCCGCATACCCACCATTTCTGCCCTCGCTTAAGTTACCGGACTTGGAGGGGTTGCCGATGGCTTGGGTGGGGGTGGAAATGGTGAGTGTCGGGAATTTGAAATTTCTAGTGTCACATTGCAAACTTTGACACTTCATGAATTTTGAACTTTTAAGATTACCGACCGTCCGGTCCAACGTTTTCTTTCCTTGTTCACGAGATGTTTCACGTAAAACCTCAATCCATCCGTATTTACTTGACTCACGGCCTGGTGCTGATTTTCTGGGTCCAAAAGTTGATAAAACCAAACCCTCGACATGCTTGTGATTTTTGAACTTCTTCCCTATTTTGCCTCTACCGAAATAAATATCCCCATGAGAGTTTTATTGTTTTACTTTATTGTTGCGAAAAAGATATTTATTTAATGTGAAATAAGCATCATAGGATCAATACAACGAATTAAGAACAAAAGCGTCAGTCATCTTAAAAGTAGCGTTGTTTGAAACACATGCTTTTCAACAAATGTTCCAAACCGTCTCTTCCAAATGCATAGTCAATCTGTGGAGAGTTTCTGACTTTTTGTTGACTCTAAAagttacaaaacctacgtggtgTGCAAACGTAACTAGGAGCTAACTACGTGTTTTAGTGGCTTAAATGCTGATGCAATATGCTGCTAATTTCTGATCGAGCCACTTCGGCCGAGGAATGAACAATCTTGGCCTTGAGTTTTGAagcttgaagacaaggttgTGTAAATCATTCTGAAGTTCTGGATCATGTGCACCGGGTTCGGCAACCTCAACTATATTGGTGAAAATACAGGCTCGCTGAATCGGTATTAAACTATGTGGAAAAAGATATTCAAAAGAGATAAGTGTCTTCATCATAAAAATGGTTCAGTTGTTTGTGCGCCGAACTCTGAATGCAACCGGAGAGTAACCAATCATAAAACTCCTACCTCACCGAAAAGGTTAATGAAGTGACATCTTTCGACAAAAGAATCAAAGACTCCTCGTCAGTTGAGACTTAAGATAAATAGACAACTACATACTCAGAGTGAATCCCCGTCTATCCAATCAGTCGAGACTCCTACGGCAAAATATAACTCCGAACCCATCTATCTAGTCAGTCGCCTTCACTGATTGCTTTTGGAAAACCCCGTTAATCCAGTTGAACCCAAACCTGACCTTATATCCAATCAGAATTTGTGTTGATGGTTAGTAAGTcaattttcacaaaaatgtgCGAAAAATTCCGCGTAAAGCGttgatttgtgtgttgaattgaatgtctcttctttttttttttttattgcacgACCTCCTGTATTTGTAGGACAACTATACTTTGGCTGATAAGTTCCAGAGCCACGCTCCTGGAGCTTTATCCCATTTTACTTGCTATTATCCGATGCTTAAGTTCAGATAACATTTTTCCTTGAAAAACAATCCTCATTTGGAGACCAcgatacatgaaaaataattagtgtagttaatattatttgttaaaaaataaaaaaaataaaaaaataaaatcctcaTACGTTGCATGCATCATGCATGGGACGTCCAACCTTTGCAATGACTTGACTGACCTTCAATAAAGATAGCAAGCATATCATGAAGCCTTTATGCCCTTTATGGTTTTGTCCTCCTCTCCAAACTCGGTATATTTCTACAAAAAACAATCCAGTAATTCGTTAATTCATTCAAAGATCTCGATTGCACGGAGCTGATTGAGAAACCTTTATGCCAACTTAAAAGGCTTCTGATATCACAACGCTTAAAAGCGTTCTTGGAGGAGTAGCTTTTTGAAtgctttttcaaaagcacttcttTATTAAGTActtgatttttaaattaaaatttgaacatcttttttggttacaaaatttcaaaatatttaatgTCAATAAAAAGTATTGCGACAGAAGTCCTTTTAGTTAGTTTCCGTATGTTTTTAACTAACTGAGTTACAAATTATTTGCAGAGAAATGTTTACAGCAAAACCAGTTTCAAACGAGTTCTGAAgtcttaaataaataaatatttaaaattaaatataaacaatacctgacaaaaacgatgaacggatacgatTTACTAATCCCTAGAATCCTAACCAAAAGGATGCGAAGAGGATCCTTTTGGTGTTGAGAGCACCCCATCCAATCATTTGACCAAAGATAGCCCAATTACAAATTCATTTCAAAAaatgaattgttattgacagttcaaaattctcattttgcactccaaattttatatatttagaaagtaaaatataaaatacaggagtgcaaaatgagatttttaaaatgtCAATAACAGTTCCtttcataaataataaaaaacaaaaaaaatatatccacTGCCGGCAAAAACATCAACCAGTAAACCGGGCAACCAAAAATGACGTCAGTGGCAGCATCAACACTAGCTTCTCTCTCCTTACTCTCCAAA is a window from the Pyrus communis chromosome 16, drPyrComm1.1, whole genome shotgun sequence genome containing:
- the LOC137720741 gene encoding glycerol-3-phosphate dehydrogenase SDP6, mitochondrial-like isoform X1 produces the protein MATAIRLRRLGAAAVVATSASGAFLLQPSFSASDRGAGPSSLGAVRQKISDPNAVVPSRAAQEAALIGASAANPLDILVIGGGATGCGVALDATTRGLRVGLVEREDFSSGTSSRSTKLIHGGVRYLEKAVFNLDYGQLKLVFHALEERKQVIDNAPHLCHALPCMTPCFDWFEVVYYWMGLKMYDLVAALRLLHVSRYYSAQESVELFPTLARKGNNKSLKGTVVYYDGQMNDARLNVGLACTAALAGAAVLNHAEVVDLLRDEASNRTIGARIRDNLSGKEFDTYAKVVVNAAGPFCDSLRKMADQDAKPMICPSSGVHIVLPDYYSPEGMGLIVPKTKDGRVVFMLPWLGRTIAGTTDSNTPITLLPEPHEDEIQFILDAICDYLNVKVRRTDVLSAWSGIRPLATDPSAKSTESISRDHVVCEDYPGLVTITGGKWTTYRGMAEDAVNAAIKSGKLTPENGCLTSKLQIVGGDGWDPASFTVIAQQYVRMKNSHGKVVPGVMDTAAAKHLSHAYGTLAERVAAIAQNENLGKRLAHGYPFLEAEVAYCARNEYCESAIDFLARRSRLAFLDTDAASRALPRVIEILATEHNWDDSRQKYELEKAKEFLKTFKSSKNAQFHDGKHV
- the LOC137720741 gene encoding glycerol-3-phosphate dehydrogenase SDP6, mitochondrial-like isoform X2, translated to MATAIRLRRLGAAAVVATSASGAFLLQPSFSASDRGAGPSSLGAVRQKISDPNAVVPSRAAQEAALIGASAANPLDILVIGGGATGCGVALDATTRGLRVGLVEREDFSSGTSSRSTKLIHGGVRYLEKAVFNLDYGQLKLVFHALEERKQVIDNAPHLCHALPCMTPCFDWFEVVYYWMGLKMYDLVAALRLLHVSRYYSAQESVELFPTLARKGNNKSLKGTVVYYDGQMNDARLNVGLACTAALAGAAVLNHAEVVDLLRDEASNRTIGARIRDNLSGKEFDTYAKVVVNAAGPFCDSLRKMADQDAKPMICPSSGVHIVLPDYYSPEGMGLIVPKTKDGRVVFMLPWLGRTIAGTTDSNTPITLLPEPHEDEIQFILDAICDYLNVKVRRTDVLSAWSGIRPLATDPSAKSTESISRDHVVCEDYPGLVTITGGKWTTYRGMAEDAVNAAIKSGKLTPENGCLTSKLQIVGGDGWDPASFTVIAQQYVRMKNSHGKVVPGVMDTAAAKHLSHAYGTLAERVAAIAQNENLGKRLAHGYPFLEAEVAYCARNEYCESAIDFLARRSRLAFLDTDAASRALPRVIEILATEHNWDDSRQKYELEKAKEFLKTFKSSKNAQFHDGKHV